From Tiliqua scincoides isolate rTilSci1 chromosome 2, rTilSci1.hap2, whole genome shotgun sequence, the proteins below share one genomic window:
- the LOC136640354 gene encoding zinc finger protein 420-like, whose amino-acid sequence MLENLENVAFLGKYSQDNENHTKPHGVSPETALRDVEEVTLRDQDGSRRPEGRPAPVRRTEALILQVSDFREIPRQQEHPKGKRKKKGETISSESYINEHSEICTGKKRLKCYERRRSFSTSSHLGTHEKFQTSEKAAHEVGSQKQKGSQTEKERKKSDAHQGGDLSVFLDDPEKETRKRREKAPQSAETFNSKSKHEKPHKCLECGKSFTQWTSLAVHQRTHTYEEKPYECLECGESFNFRRSLTVHQRTHTGEKPYKCLEFGESFSDAANLDEHQRIHTGDKQYKCLECGKSFCRKASLAVHQRTHNGEKPYKCLECGKSLNSRANLTVHQRTHTGEKPYKCLEGGKSFSSRANLTVHQRTHTGEKPYKCLECRKSFTQWISLTVHQRKHTGEKPCKCLECGKSFTHWFYLALHQRIHTREIPYKCLECGKSFSDAANLDEHQKIHTMEKPYKCLEGRKSFSSRANLTVHQRTHTGEKPYKSLECRKSFTQWISLTVHQRKHTGEKPYKCLECGKSFTHWFYLALHQRIHTREIPYKCLECGKSFSDAANLDEHQKIHTGEKPYKCLECGKSFSDAANLDEHQKIHTGQKPYKCLEFGESFSSKTSLAVHQRTHTGGKPHKCLECGNSFSSRAKLAVHQRTHTGEKPYKCLECGKSFSDAANLDEHQKIHTGEKPYKCLECGKSFSDAANFAEHQKIHTGEKPYKCLECGKSFSDAANLAEHQKIHTGQKPYKCLEFGESFSSKASLAVHQRTHTGGKPHKCLECGNSFSSRAKLAVHQRTHTGEKPYKCLECGKSFTHWFYLALHQRIHTREKP is encoded by the coding sequence GAAAGTACAGCCAAGACAATGAGAATCACACGAAGCCACATGGGGTGTCACCGGAAACGGCCTTGCGTGATGTAGAAGAAGTGACTCTTAGAGACCAGGATGGATCAAGGAGGCCGGAGGGAAGACCAGCACCTGTCAGGAGGACTGAAGCGCTCATTCTTCAGGTTTCTGATTTCCGTGAAATTCCAAGACAACAAGAACAtccaaaggggaagagaaagaaaaagggggaaacaaTCAGTTCTGAATCCTACATTAATGAACACAGTGAAATCTGCACAGGGAAGAAAAGGTTGAAGTGCTATGAGAGGAGAAGGAGCTTTAGTACAAGCTCACACCTCGGAACCCATGAAAAATTCCAGACAAGTGAGAAAGCTGCGCATGAAGTTGGATCACAGAAGCAGAAGGGAAgccagacagagaaagagagaaaaaaatctgatgCTCATCAGGGTGGGGATTTGAGTGTCTTTCTAGATGATCCAGAAAAAGAAACTAGAAAGAGGAGGGAAAAAGCCCCTCAAAGTGCTGAAACCTTTAACAGTAAATCAAAACATGAGAAAccacataaatgcttggagtgtggaaagagcttcactcagtgGACAAGCcttgctgtgcatcaaagaacccacacatatgaggagaaaccatatgaatgcttggagtgtggagagAGCTTCAATTTCAGAAGaagcctcactgtgcatcaaagaacccatactggggagaaaccttataaatgcttggagtttGGAGAGAGCTTCAGTGACGCAGCAAACCTCGAtgagcatcaaagaatccacactggagaTAAAcaatataaatgcttggagtgtggaaaaagcttctgtAGGAAAGCAAGcctcgctgtgcatcaaagaacccacaatggggagaaaccatataaatgcttggagtgtggaaagagcctcAATAGCAGAGcaaacctcactgtgcatcaaagaacccacactggggagaaaccatataaatgcttggagggtggaaagagcttcagtagtagagcaaacctcactgtgcatcaaagaactcacacaggtgagaaaccatataaatgcttggagtgtcgaaagagcttcactcagtggataagcctcactgtgcatcaaagaaaacacactggggagaaaccatgtaaatgcttggagtgtggaaagagcttcactcactGGTTTTACCTTGctctgcatcaaagaatccacactcgGGAAataccttataaatgcttggagtgtggaaagagcttcagtgacgcAGCAAACCTTGATGAGCATCAAAAAATCCACACTatggagaaaccatataaatgcttggagggtagaaagagcttcagtagtagagcaaacctcactgtgcatcaaagaactcacacaggggagaaaccatataaaagCTTGGAGTGtcgaaagagcttcactcagtggataagcctcactgtgcatcaaagaaaacacactggggagaaaccatataaatgcttggagtgtggaaagagcttcactcactGGTTTTACCTTGctctgcatcaaagaatccacactcgGGAAataccctataaatgcttggagtgtggaaagagcttcagtgacgcAGCAAACCTCGATGAGCATCAAaaaatccacactggggagaaaccatataaatgcttggagtgtggaaagagcttcagtgacgcAGCAAACCTCGATGAGCATCAAAAAATCCACACTGggcagaaaccatataaatgcttggagtttGGAGAGAGCTTCAGTAGCAAAACAAGcctcgctgtgcatcaaagaacccacactgggggaAAACCacataaatgtttggagtgtggaaataGCTTCAGTAGCAGAGCAAAActcgctgtgcatcaaagaacccacactggggagaaaccatataaatgcttggagtgtggaaagagcttcagtgacgcAGCAAACCTCGATGAGCATCAAaaaatccacactggggagaaaccatataaatgcttggagtgtggaaagagcttcagtgacgcAGCAAACTTCGCTGAGCATCAAaaaatccacactggggagaaaccatataaatgcttggagtgtggaaagagcttcagtgacgcAGCAAACCTCGCTGAGCATCAAAAAATCCACACTGggcagaaaccatataaatgcttggagtttGGAGAGAGCTTCAGTAGCAAAGCAAGcctcgctgtgcatcaaagaacccacactgggggaAAACCacataaatgtttggagtgtggaaataGCTTCAGTAGCAGGGCAAAActcgctgtgcatcaaagaacccacactggggagaaaccatataaatgcttggagtgtggaaagagcttcactcactGGTTTTACCTTGCtctacatcaaagaatccacactcgggagaaaccataa